A window from Schistosoma haematobium chromosome 3, whole genome shotgun sequence encodes these proteins:
- a CDS encoding hypothetical protein (EggNog:ENOG410IPY2~COG:S), with amino-acid sequence MNCKEIEVAAVLLHGAETSRTTTTIIKKVQVFMNNCLHKVLGVHRPDTISDLLRQRIKQLSAEKIMEERGRKKENMKTKGNIAWLVGDLCSSTKCDRLVKARIEKARAAYLQLRNIWNSTQLSTNTKVRIFNTNVKTVLLYGAETWRTTKAIIQKIQVFINNYLRKILQIHWPDTISNNVLWERTNQIPAEEEIRKKRWKWIGHTLRKAPNCVTRQALAWNPQGQRKRGRPKNTLRREMEIDMRKMNKNWMELEKKAQDRVGWRMLVSGLCSIGSNRRK; translated from the exons CTGCAAAGAAATCGAGGTTGCT GCAGTTCTACtgcacggagctgaaacttcgagaactactacaaccataatcaaaaaagtacaagtatttatgaacaactGTCTACACAAGGTACTCGGTGTCCATCGGCCAGACACCATCAGCGATCTACTGCGACAGAGAATAAAACAACTTTCAGCTGAGAAAATTATGGAAGAACGAGGGAG GAAAAAGGAAAATATGAAGACGAAGGGAAACATTGC GTGGctggtgggcgacctatgctcctccacgaaatgtgacaggc ttgtgaaggcgcggatcgaaaaagcaagagcagcatatttacaactgaggaacatctggaactcaacccaactgtcaaccaacaccaaggtcaggattttcaatacaaatgtcaagacagttctactgtatggggcagaaacctggagaactacgaaagccatcatccagaaaatacaggtgtttattaacaattatctacgcaaaatacttcagatccattggccggacactattagcaacaacgtactgtgggagagaacaaaccagatcccagcggaggaagaaatcaggaagaagcgctggaagtggataggacacacattgaggaaagcacccaactgcgtcacaagacaagctctcgcatggaatcctcaaggccaaaggaaaagaggaagaccaaagaacacattacgccgagaaatggagatagatatgagaaaaatgaacaagaattggatggaactagaaaagaaggcccaggacagagtgggttggagaatgctggtcagcggcctatgctccattgggagtaacaggcggaaGTAA